From Chloroflexota bacterium, one genomic window encodes:
- a CDS encoding GntR family transcriptional regulator, whose amino-acid sequence MSSFRLLLQAIDKEAAKPLYVQLKESLLEAIENGDLTPHHRIPSERELSELTGLSRMTVRQAVRSLILEGRLYTVPGKGTFVADPKIEQRLRNLTGFTEEMRNQGLAPTSRVLSQKRIPAPANCARMLRIAPGAEVMCLHRLRLADGQPVAIEKAWLSLEMFPNLLEFDFAANSLYDVLRRSYRVILQRAEQVVEATLADEATAELLGVSVGAPLLAFERITYDSNGTPIEFVQSVYRSDRFRLRVALDVGAEAESAVQQLVLPTQT is encoded by the coding sequence ATGAGCTCTTTCCGGCTCCTCCTACAAGCCATCGACAAAGAGGCGGCCAAGCCGTTATACGTCCAGCTCAAAGAATCCCTGCTGGAGGCCATCGAAAACGGCGACCTCACACCCCATCACCGGATCCCCTCCGAGCGAGAGCTGAGCGAACTCACCGGCCTCAGCCGGATGACCGTCCGGCAGGCGGTACGCAGCCTGATCCTGGAGGGCCGCCTCTACACCGTACCCGGGAAGGGCACCTTCGTGGCCGATCCCAAGATCGAGCAGCGGCTACGCAACCTGACCGGGTTCACCGAGGAGATGCGAAACCAGGGGCTGGCACCCACATCACGCGTGCTGTCCCAGAAGCGCATCCCCGCCCCGGCCAACTGCGCACGGATGCTCCGCATCGCCCCGGGTGCGGAGGTGATGTGCCTGCATCGCCTGCGCCTGGCCGACGGCCAGCCCGTGGCCATTGAGAAGGCCTGGCTATCGCTGGAGATGTTCCCCAACCTTCTCGAGTTCGACTTCGCCGCCAACTCGCTTTACGACGTATTGCGTCGCTCCTACAGGGTCATCCTGCAGCGGGCCGAACAGGTCGTGGAGGCGACGCTGGCGGACGAGGCGACGGCGGAGCTGCTCGGGGTCTCCGTGGGGGCCCCCCTTCTAGCCTTCGAACGGATCACGTACGACTCGAACGGGACGCCCATCGAGTTCGTGCAATCCGTCTACCGCTCCGACCGGTTCCGCCTGCGCGTGGCGTTGGACGTAGGCGCCGAAGCGGAGAGCGCCGTACAACAGCTTGTCCTGCCAACCCAAACCTGA